A DNA window from uncultured Methanoregula sp. contains the following coding sequences:
- the gatD gene encoding Glu-tRNA(Gln) amidotransferase subunit GatD codes for MHCDYGGKKRNGVYITGRDGMAVVKLDSGYNIGVSPAACSLVARSPPSAVKKTDVTQNKSLPNLAIVSTGGTIASRIDYRTGSVTSQFDASDILTAIPELAEIANYRTVPLATILSENMTPAIWQDLARAVADEIKGGAQGIIVTHGTDTMAYSAAALSFMIDTPVPIVFVGSQRSADRPSSDNAMNAACAAAAATSDLGEVVVVMHATTNDDCCAIHRGTRVRKMHTSRRDAFQSLGMDPIGTVAYPSREVTLTPGAVRRGARKLVLRDKIEPHCALVQFYPGMAPELLKACEGYAGLVIAGTGLGHTSTALIPQLKHLADSGTLIVMTSQCMHGRVCDRVYDTGRDLLAAGVIEGGDMLPEAALVKLMWVLANEKDKKKAAVLMQEDLKGECTRRSAHGL; via the coding sequence ATCCACTGCGATTACGGCGGGAAGAAGAGGAACGGCGTTTACATCACCGGGCGGGACGGTATGGCGGTTGTCAAGCTGGATTCCGGCTACAATATCGGGGTGAGCCCGGCTGCCTGCTCCCTTGTTGCCCGGAGCCCTCCGTCAGCGGTAAAGAAAACTGACGTGACCCAGAACAAGAGTCTCCCGAACCTGGCCATCGTCTCCACCGGCGGAACGATCGCGAGTAGGATCGATTACCGGACCGGCTCGGTTACGAGCCAGTTCGATGCAAGCGACATCCTGACCGCGATCCCCGAACTTGCAGAGATCGCCAATTACCGTACCGTCCCCCTTGCAACCATCCTCTCCGAGAACATGACTCCTGCCATCTGGCAGGACCTGGCCCGGGCGGTTGCTGACGAGATCAAAGGCGGTGCGCAGGGCATCATCGTCACCCACGGCACCGACACCATGGCCTACAGCGCTGCAGCGCTCAGTTTCATGATCGACACCCCTGTCCCCATCGTCTTTGTCGGATCCCAGCGCTCGGCCGACCGCCCTTCGAGCGACAATGCCATGAATGCGGCCTGCGCTGCGGCAGCGGCAACGAGCGATCTCGGGGAGGTTGTAGTCGTTATGCATGCGACCACGAACGATGACTGCTGCGCCATCCACCGGGGCACCCGGGTGCGCAAGATGCACACCTCCCGGCGCGATGCATTCCAAAGTCTCGGCATGGATCCAATTGGTACGGTTGCCTACCCGTCCCGCGAAGTGACCCTTACGCCCGGTGCAGTCCGGCGCGGGGCGCGAAAACTTGTACTCCGCGACAAGATAGAGCCGCACTGCGCCCTCGTACAGTTCTACCCGGGCATGGCACCGGAACTTCTGAAGGCCTGCGAAGGTTATGCCGGTCTCGTCATTGCCGGGACCGGCCTCGGGCATACCAGCACGGCGCTCATCCCGCAGCTGAAACACCTTGCCGATTCGGGCACTCTCATTGTTATGACATCGCAGTGCATGCACGGTCGGGTCTGCGACCGGGTGTACGATACCGGGCGCGACCTGCTCGCCGCCGGAGTGATCGAAGGTGGCGACATGCTTCCCGAGGCGGCGCTTGTCAAGCTGATGTGGGTGCTTGCAAACGAGAAGGACAAAAAGAAGGCAGCCGTCCTGATGCAGGAAGATCTCAAAGGGGAATGCACGCGGAGGAGCGCTCATGGATTATAA
- the argH gene encoding argininosuccinate lyase, which yields MRTDVVRRGRLSGERTGDMMHFLSSMQADRQIADADLLVDIAHVLMLDKQKIIEKEITEQLVPALLELVDSGIPEEVFDERFEDVHAGIEALIIEAAGPEAGGRMHMGRSRNDEVATCIRIRLREELLGLMEEILAVREVLVTLAKEHTGSVMPGFTHLQYAQPTTLSHHLLAYEQAFSRDFDRLRDTYARVNLSPLGAAAFASTGYPIDREYTSSLLGFDGLVTNTMDAVATRDFALESLADLSILMTNTSRLAEELIVWSTSFAKFVTLDDAFCSTSSIMPQKKNPDTAEILRAKTGSVFGAFSAALVIVKGLPLSYNRDLQELTPNIWRGMQDARICLRLLAGMLASARFDTKRMGEEAGKGFSTATELADTLVRSYEIPFRTAHNIVGRAVQKGDLTLATLEAAAKEVGPGISLKKKGLTQKEIDHALDVTYSVSIRNAPGGPSPAATKTAVANCRKRLKADSHFTRKILENLEKARNNLITKARRRIA from the coding sequence ATGCGAACCGATGTAGTGAGACGGGGGCGGCTGTCCGGTGAACGGACCGGTGATATGATGCATTTTCTGTCCTCTATGCAGGCAGACCGCCAGATCGCCGATGCAGATCTGCTCGTGGATATTGCCCATGTCCTGATGCTGGACAAACAGAAGATCATCGAAAAAGAGATCACGGAACAGCTGGTTCCTGCTCTTCTTGAACTGGTTGACAGCGGTATTCCTGAGGAAGTGTTCGACGAACGCTTCGAGGATGTCCACGCAGGGATCGAGGCGCTCATCATCGAAGCTGCCGGTCCCGAAGCCGGTGGCCGGATGCATATGGGCAGGTCCCGCAACGACGAGGTGGCTACCTGCATCCGGATACGCCTGCGCGAAGAACTGCTCGGCCTGATGGAAGAGATCCTCGCGGTCCGGGAAGTTCTCGTCACCCTTGCAAAAGAGCACACCGGGTCCGTCATGCCGGGATTCACCCATCTCCAGTATGCCCAGCCGACAACGCTCTCCCATCACCTCCTGGCCTACGAGCAGGCCTTCTCCCGCGACTTCGACCGGCTGCGGGACACGTACGCCCGCGTTAATCTCTCTCCCCTCGGTGCGGCAGCTTTTGCGTCCACCGGTTACCCCATTGATCGGGAATACACGTCATCCCTTCTCGGCTTCGACGGCCTTGTGACCAATACCATGGACGCTGTTGCAACCCGGGATTTTGCACTTGAGTCCCTTGCCGATCTCTCGATCCTCATGACGAACACGAGCCGGCTCGCGGAGGAACTGATTGTCTGGAGCACCTCGTTTGCAAAATTCGTCACTCTTGACGATGCGTTCTGCTCCACATCGTCCATCATGCCCCAGAAGAAGAACCCGGATACCGCGGAGATCCTGCGGGCCAAGACCGGCTCGGTCTTCGGCGCATTCTCTGCAGCCCTCGTGATCGTCAAAGGTCTTCCCCTGAGTTACAACCGCGATCTCCAGGAGCTCACCCCGAATATCTGGCGCGGGATGCAGGACGCCAGGATCTGCCTGCGGCTCCTTGCAGGCATGCTTGCAAGCGCACGGTTCGACACGAAGCGGATGGGCGAGGAGGCCGGAAAAGGGTTCTCGACCGCCACCGAGCTTGCCGATACACTTGTGCGGTCCTACGAGATCCCGTTCCGGACCGCCCACAACATTGTCGGGAGAGCGGTCCAGAAGGGCGATCTCACGCTCGCGACCCTTGAGGCAGCGGCAAAGGAGGTCGGACCGGGGATCTCCTTGAAGAAAAAAGGGCTCACCCAGAAGGAGATTGATCATGCCCTCGATGTGACGTATTCTGTCTCGATAAGGAACGCACCCGGCGGTCCCTCCCCCGCTGCAACAAAAACTGCTGTTGCCAACTGCAGGAAGCGGCTGAAAGCGGACTCTCACTTTACCCGGAAAATACTGGAAAACCTGGAAAAAGCCAGGAACAATCTCATCACCAAAGCAAGGAGGCGGATAGCATAA
- a CDS encoding helix-turn-helix domain-containing protein yields MVQIDPIDRLMRAALISDEEFVRALDDLLHRDLRISVRELSEKSGIAQSSLYKILHGKRSPNLSTLRGIIHAIRQFYRTGEGEFIGLIVARPVLETIEERTADVDSRHVKIREYPVHTMEDAIVAAVRAEREGAVAIVCAPIVSSVIEQLVHIPVATIIPKESVQRAIELAARKAWL; encoded by the coding sequence ATGGTACAGATCGACCCAATAGACCGCCTCATGCGCGCCGCACTCATATCGGACGAGGAGTTTGTCAGGGCGCTGGATGATCTCCTTCACCGGGATCTTCGGATCAGTGTTCGGGAATTGTCGGAGAAGAGCGGGATAGCCCAGAGTTCGCTCTATAAGATCCTCCATGGGAAACGGTCCCCCAATCTATCCACCCTGCGGGGAATTATTCATGCAATCCGGCAGTTCTACCGGACGGGCGAGGGAGAATTCATCGGCCTCATCGTGGCAAGGCCGGTTCTTGAGACCATTGAAGAGAGGACCGCCGATGTGGATTCACGCCATGTAAAAATCCGGGAATACCCGGTCCACACCATGGAAGATGCGATCGTTGCAGCGGTCAGGGCGGAACGCGAAGGCGCTGTTGCAATCGTATGTGCCCCGATCGTATCGAGCGTGATCGAGCAGCTCGTCCATATCCCGGTGGCAACGATCATCCCGAAGGAATCGGTCCAGCGGGCGATTGAACTGGCCGCACGCAAGGCGTGGCTTTAA
- a CDS encoding ABC transporter substrate-binding protein, whose translation MKMMRMTAIALIAIALILLTAGCTQPAATTGTTTSSATPAPVKELRIGYQPSTHQMAEIIAMEKGWWQQDLAPLGVQNVSDKLFPTGAPEMQAMLAGDIDVAYVGAAPVLSAVSTGLDAKIIAGVNTQGSDLVVRNNLDYKGPQSLKGLTVATFQAGTIQDTVLRNWLTQNNITPDKDVIIKGMNGGDAVTALAAGKVDAIFLPTPSPSTVVNQGSGKIVAHSGEMYPNHTCCVLVVSGKLIREHPEIVRQIIKTNDKAVLYNQQNPEEAAQIYATKTGAKLADVTASLKEWDGNWASDPNVIVAPVLDYAKIQYDLGYLKKPLTQDQLFDLSFYKQG comes from the coding sequence ATGAAAATGATGAGAATGACGGCAATTGCCCTTATCGCCATTGCCCTGATACTGCTCACCGCCGGCTGCACCCAGCCCGCAGCAACTACCGGAACAACAACGTCGTCCGCAACGCCGGCTCCGGTAAAGGAACTCCGGATCGGGTACCAGCCCAGCACCCACCAGATGGCAGAGATCATCGCCATGGAGAAAGGATGGTGGCAGCAGGATCTTGCACCGCTCGGGGTCCAGAACGTCAGTGACAAGCTCTTCCCGACCGGTGCACCCGAGATGCAGGCCATGCTAGCCGGGGACATTGATGTTGCCTATGTTGGCGCGGCACCGGTCCTGAGCGCGGTCTCCACCGGGCTCGATGCAAAGATCATAGCCGGTGTCAACACTCAAGGGTCCGATCTCGTGGTCCGGAACAATCTCGATTACAAGGGCCCGCAGAGCCTCAAAGGCTTAACGGTCGCAACCTTCCAGGCCGGCACCATCCAGGATACCGTCCTGCGCAACTGGCTCACCCAGAATAACATCACTCCCGACAAGGATGTCATCATCAAGGGAATGAACGGTGGCGATGCGGTCACCGCACTGGCTGCCGGCAAGGTCGATGCGATCTTCCTGCCCACCCCGTCCCCGAGCACAGTTGTCAACCAGGGAAGCGGAAAGATCGTTGCCCACTCGGGTGAGATGTATCCCAACCACACCTGCTGCGTGCTCGTTGTCAGCGGCAAACTGATCCGGGAGCACCCGGAGATCGTTCGGCAGATCATCAAAACAAATGACAAGGCCGTTTTATACAACCAGCAGAATCCCGAAGAGGCTGCACAAATCTATGCAACCAAGACCGGTGCGAAACTGGCAGATGTCACGGCATCCTTAAAGGAATGGGATGGCAACTGGGCATCGGATCCCAATGTCATCGTAGCGCCCGTGCTTGACTATGCAAAGATCCAGTACGATCTCGGTTACCTCAAGAAACCCTTAACCCAGGACCAGCTCTTCGATCTGAGCTTCTACAAACAGGGATAA
- a CDS encoding ABC transporter permease: MRNAKENQASWLYGAFALVLALAMWQIVAQFIIRSPFILPAPTDVVAAFVGLLNHGTILLDIQASLIHFAIGLGLALIVGIPLGIAMGWYRRFDAFIDPIVELLRPIPPLAWIPFAIIWFGLTAFSGGFIIFVGAVFPVIINTYSGLRGVPRIFVEAGKMLGCTKDRDLIRYIAFPAALPSIVAGIRIATGVGWMCLVAAELFGVSNYGLGQKLWWYYNLHQMDSVVVYMIILGLIGLAFDMAFRFCIERLFLKWRTGEVA, from the coding sequence ATGAGAAATGCAAAAGAGAATCAGGCGAGCTGGCTGTATGGCGCATTTGCGCTCGTTCTTGCACTCGCCATGTGGCAGATTGTTGCCCAGTTCATCATCCGTTCCCCGTTCATCCTCCCCGCTCCGACCGATGTTGTCGCTGCTTTTGTCGGCCTGCTCAATCACGGCACAATCCTCCTCGACATCCAGGCAAGTCTTATCCACTTTGCAATCGGGCTCGGCCTGGCGCTCATCGTGGGTATTCCGCTGGGAATCGCGATGGGATGGTACCGCCGGTTCGATGCATTTATCGATCCTATCGTCGAACTGCTCCGTCCCATCCCTCCGCTCGCATGGATCCCGTTTGCGATCATCTGGTTTGGCCTGACAGCATTCTCGGGGGGGTTCATCATCTTCGTCGGGGCGGTCTTCCCGGTCATCATCAACACGTACAGCGGCCTGCGGGGCGTTCCCCGGATCTTTGTCGAGGCAGGAAAGATGCTCGGATGCACGAAAGACCGGGACCTGATACGGTATATTGCATTTCCAGCTGCGCTGCCCTCAATCGTTGCCGGCATCCGGATCGCCACCGGCGTTGGGTGGATGTGCCTTGTTGCTGCAGAACTCTTCGGGGTCTCGAACTACGGCCTTGGCCAGAAACTCTGGTGGTACTATAATCTCCACCAGATGGACAGTGTCGTTGTCTACATGATCATACTCGGCCTGATCGGCCTGGCTTTTGATATGGCATTCCGGTTTTGCATCGAGCGACTATTCCTGAAATGGCGGACCGGGGAGGTGGCATGA
- a CDS encoding ABC transporter ATP-binding protein produces the protein MGNLEIRNLNQSFLREDGSRLIVLDNLNFEVKDKEFICILGSSGCGKTTLLRLIAGLDEAKDGSIIIDGEETKGQNPKVGMVFQEYSLFPWRTVIDNIAFGLEMRGVSKEDRYMVAEWYLDLVNLAQFRDSYPSELSGGMRQRVAVARALTLDPVLLLMDEPFGALDAQTRNKLQQELLQIWEKTKKMIVFITHSVDEAVYLSDRIIVMTPRPGRICKIFPVPLPRPRDRTSVEFAQVRRDVLDLINQNCSIQ, from the coding sequence ATGGGCAATCTTGAGATCAGAAACCTGAACCAGTCCTTCCTGCGGGAGGACGGGAGCCGCCTTATTGTCCTGGACAACCTCAACTTCGAAGTAAAGGACAAGGAATTCATCTGTATCCTCGGCTCATCCGGCTGCGGAAAGACAACGCTGCTGCGCCTTATCGCCGGCCTTGACGAGGCGAAGGATGGGTCGATCATCATCGATGGCGAGGAGACAAAGGGCCAGAACCCGAAGGTGGGCATGGTCTTCCAGGAATATTCCCTCTTCCCGTGGAGAACGGTCATCGACAACATCGCATTCGGCCTCGAGATGAGAGGGGTGTCAAAGGAAGATCGGTATATGGTTGCCGAATGGTACCTCGATCTCGTCAACCTCGCGCAGTTCCGGGACAGTTACCCGTCAGAACTCTCCGGAGGGATGCGCCAGCGGGTGGCAGTTGCCCGGGCGCTCACGCTCGACCCGGTCCTGCTCCTCATGGACGAGCCGTTCGGAGCCCTCGATGCCCAGACGCGGAACAAGCTCCAGCAGGAGCTGCTCCAGATCTGGGAGAAGACAAAAAAGATGATAGTCTTCATCACGCACAGCGTGGATGAAGCGGTCTATCTGTCGGACCGGATTATTGTCATGACACCCCGCCCGGGCCGGATCTGCAAGATCTTCCCGGTGCCGCTGCCCCGGCCCCGGGACCGGACAAGCGTAGAGTTCGCGCAGGTCCGGCGCGATGTTCTCGATCTTATAAACCAGAACTGCTCTATCCAGTAA
- a CDS encoding 50S ribosomal protein L16 — MVRKPAKMYRNISKKAYTRRKYMGGVPGSKIVQFEMGNLSQEFPTEVDLIVEEACQIRHSALEAARITANRRLMKDVGRSNFHFKVRVFPHHVLRENKQATGAGADRVSEGMRLAFGKAVGTAARVEPGQKLMTVFSTPQYLEKIKDALRHSGHKLPTPSHLKVSEIKVSGRIIAAPKLVGEKVVAAPVATEEAAAAAEPAKGAAPAAKGGKDAKAAAPAKGGKDAAPAKADEKKGAAPAKGGKK; from the coding sequence ATGGTTAGAAAACCGGCAAAGATGTACAGGAACATTTCCAAGAAAGCCTATACAAGACGTAAATATATGGGCGGTGTTCCCGGAAGCAAGATCGTGCAGTTCGAGATGGGCAACCTCTCACAGGAATTCCCCACCGAAGTTGACCTTATTGTCGAAGAAGCATGCCAGATCCGGCATTCCGCTCTTGAAGCAGCCCGCATCACCGCAAACCGCCGGCTGATGAAGGATGTCGGCAGGTCCAACTTCCACTTCAAGGTACGCGTCTTCCCCCACCATGTCCTGCGCGAGAACAAGCAGGCAACCGGTGCCGGTGCGGACCGTGTCTCGGAAGGTATGCGTCTTGCTTTTGGCAAGGCGGTCGGTACCGCTGCCCGGGTCGAGCCCGGCCAGAAGCTCATGACGGTCTTCTCTACACCCCAGTACCTTGAGAAGATCAAGGATGCACTCCGGCACAGCGGCCACAAGCTCCCGACTCCCTCGCACCTGAAGGTGAGCGAGATCAAGGTCAGCGGCAGGATCATTGCAGCACCCAAGCTCGTTGGCGAGAAGGTTGTTGCAGCACCGGTCGCAACCGAAGAGGCAGCCGCAGCAGCCGAACCCGCAAAGGGTGCAGCACCTGCAGCAAAGGGCGGCAAGGATGCAAAGGCAGCAGCACCGGCAAAGGGTGGCAAGGATGCCGCACCTGCAAAGGCTGACGAGAAGAAAGGCGCAGCACCGGCAAAGGGCGGCAAAAAGTAA
- a CDS encoding PAS domain S-box protein, whose protein sequence is MSETKILVVEDEAVTSMDLRRSLTDLGYNVCAIAPTGELAVKNAGDLHPDIILMDIMLAGKMTGIEAAEIIKAKYHIPIIYLTAYSDDNFLARAKITEPFGYILKPFRELELKTNIEMALYKHSIENALRVSEETTRVLLNAIDDILFLVDIGGRFQAVNAALANHVGKNVKELIGSNVSELVSLGIISPKMAGWNISPVRATPLCFEENFNGKWFEVTLYPVRNPHDDVVLYAVYIRNITMSKKMQEQSRQNEEYFRSLVEDASDIIAILNKDGSLRYESPSINRSLGYPGEHLIGKPISMILDEEELPKLKNIFLEILNNPGIVKPFHMRVKNAEGELFTMEGIISNLYGNPVIDGIVLNGWIKNHRTV, encoded by the coding sequence TTGAGTGAAACTAAGATACTTGTTGTCGAAGATGAAGCCGTGACCAGCATGGATTTGAGAAGGAGCCTGACCGATCTTGGCTATAATGTCTGTGCGATAGCTCCCACGGGAGAGCTGGCCGTGAAAAATGCGGGCGATCTACATCCCGATATCATTCTCATGGACATCATGCTTGCCGGAAAGATGACCGGGATCGAAGCTGCGGAAATCATCAAAGCAAAATATCATATCCCGATCATCTATCTGACTGCGTACAGCGATGACAATTTTCTTGCCAGGGCAAAGATAACCGAGCCTTTCGGGTATATCCTCAAGCCCTTCCGGGAGCTGGAACTCAAAACAAACATCGAGATGGCGCTGTACAAGCACTCCATTGAAAATGCTCTGAGGGTGAGCGAGGAGACAACCCGGGTCCTCCTGAATGCGATAGATGATATCCTGTTCCTCGTGGATATCGGCGGGCGTTTCCAGGCCGTGAATGCCGCCCTTGCGAACCATGTGGGAAAGAACGTGAAGGAACTGATAGGATCGAATGTATCGGAGCTCGTCAGCCTGGGAATCATCTCACCAAAGATGGCCGGATGGAATATCAGCCCGGTACGGGCAACTCCTCTCTGTTTTGAAGAAAATTTCAACGGAAAGTGGTTTGAAGTCACCCTCTACCCGGTCCGGAATCCTCACGATGACGTTGTGCTCTATGCGGTATACATCCGGAACATCACTATGAGTAAAAAGATGCAGGAGCAGTCCCGCCAGAATGAAGAATATTTCCGGTCTTTGGTTGAGGATGCCTCCGACATTATTGCAATCCTTAACAAGGATGGATCGCTCCGGTACGAGAGCCCGTCCATCAACCGCTCTCTCGGGTACCCCGGCGAACATCTTATCGGAAAGCCGATTTCAATGATACTCGATGAAGAAGAGTTGCCCAAACTCAAGAATATCTTCCTTGAGATTCTGAACAATCCCGGGATCGTGAAACCCTTCCACATGCGCGTGAAAAATGCCGAGGGGGAACTCTTCACTATGGAAGGCATCATCAGCAACCTTTACGGGAATCCCGTGATTGACGGGATAGTTCTCAACGGCTGGATCAAAAACCATCGGACGGTATAG
- a CDS encoding PAS domain S-box protein, translating to MSGSAGNGLQASVCAPSSRDGKKTVFSVLYVDDEPTLLAPTKLYLEKHGHFLVDTTMTVDDALQKIQTNSYDVIISDYQMPGKDGIAFLRTLRDAGNQIPFIIFTGKGDEEVVIEAYASGADFYLAKGGNPRTMYVDLVNKVEQIVNRRRVEGALKESEELFRTLFNNANDSIFVHEMLPDGIPGRYIMANDIACTRLGFTREELLRMCPDEILSPKCVDKIPSLSLTIQRRGHATFDNIYRKKDGTEFPVEVNAHLFELHGKQLILSIARDITERKNMEDAIRASEQRLHAIIDGSSIPQFVINKNHEVIYWNRALERYSGIESHDVRLTKNAWKAFYKTSRPLLADLLVDEKLDEIPVWYEGKYCNSRYVDDAFEFTDFFPYFGKHGTWLHGTAVAIRDDQGVIVGALETLEDVTDRKNAEKELVSSEKYLKTIFDSVQTGLVITDPETYAIIDANPAAVKMIGKEKRDIIGAVCATFLCHTAVKSPLADDGNRSPFSECILFNPDGRKIPILKTSIPVVISGKSLMLESFLDITDRKRAEDAMQTAFAELEQKVEERTSELNEMNRNLQSEAKERKRVMEELLVSEEKYRSLVEQTNDLVFHIDKDGFLTYISPNISSILGYAEKDCLGKSPAEFMPEHAGDFFYSLHEENIRLRQPVTGIELTFLDSRKIPHIFEVNGTPHVSPNGVFLGFSGIARDITERKALQDSVAASLKEKEILLKEIHHRVKNNMQVISSLLNLQAKMIKDVKSRDVIKESQNRVMSIALVHEKLYQSKNLAEIDYLEYLKKIAENLLQSYGISPKTIAIRIHAESIVIPIDKAIPLSLIINEMITNSLKYAFPDNRTGTIVVDIRRDGDRYTLVMQDDGIGLPETVTLDQTDTLGLQLVNSLVRQIQGTITLNRGSGTGYTITFTIEPNQGGEQFE from the coding sequence ATGAGTGGTAGTGCCGGGAACGGTCTGCAGGCATCCGTCTGTGCTCCTTCTTCAAGGGATGGGAAAAAAACGGTCTTCTCTGTCCTGTATGTTGACGATGAACCTACCCTTCTGGCCCCGACAAAACTTTACCTGGAAAAGCATGGGCATTTTCTCGTTGACACGACCATGACGGTCGACGATGCCCTCCAGAAGATCCAGACCAATTCCTATGATGTAATAATCTCCGATTACCAGATGCCCGGAAAGGACGGGATAGCGTTTTTGAGAACCCTCCGGGACGCGGGCAACCAGATCCCATTTATCATTTTTACCGGTAAAGGTGACGAGGAAGTTGTTATTGAGGCGTATGCCTCAGGCGCGGATTTCTATCTTGCCAAAGGTGGCAATCCCCGGACAATGTATGTTGACCTTGTCAACAAAGTAGAGCAGATCGTTAACCGCAGGCGGGTGGAGGGCGCGCTCAAAGAGAGCGAAGAACTCTTCAGGACGCTCTTTAACAATGCAAATGATTCCATTTTTGTTCACGAGATGCTGCCGGATGGAATTCCCGGGCGGTACATCATGGCCAATGACATTGCCTGCACCCGGCTGGGCTTCACGCGCGAAGAGCTGCTACGGATGTGTCCTGATGAGATTCTCTCCCCGAAGTGCGTTGATAAAATTCCTTCCCTGTCCCTGACCATTCAGAGGCGGGGACATGCCACGTTCGATAATATTTACCGGAAAAAAGATGGCACGGAATTTCCCGTAGAGGTGAATGCCCACCTCTTCGAATTACATGGCAAACAACTCATCCTCTCCATTGCCCGCGATATCACCGAGCGTAAGAATATGGAAGATGCGATCCGGGCAAGCGAGCAGCGCCTGCATGCAATTATCGACGGCTCCTCTATCCCCCAGTTCGTAATCAACAAGAACCATGAAGTGATTTACTGGAACCGGGCGCTGGAACGGTACAGCGGTATTGAATCCCATGATGTTCGGCTGACAAAGAATGCCTGGAAAGCCTTTTACAAGACATCCCGTCCGCTTCTCGCCGATCTCCTGGTTGATGAAAAACTTGATGAGATCCCCGTCTGGTATGAAGGGAAATATTGTAATTCCCGGTATGTCGATGATGCATTTGAGTTCACGGATTTTTTCCCATATTTTGGCAAACATGGTACCTGGCTTCACGGCACTGCCGTTGCCATCCGGGATGACCAGGGGGTAATTGTCGGGGCTCTTGAAACCCTCGAGGACGTTACTGACCGGAAGAATGCTGAAAAGGAACTTGTCAGCAGTGAAAAATATCTCAAAACCATCTTTGACTCGGTCCAGACGGGTCTCGTGATCACCGATCCCGAAACCTATGCGATCATCGATGCCAATCCGGCAGCAGTGAAGATGATAGGAAAAGAAAAACGGGATATAATAGGCGCTGTATGTGCAACGTTCCTCTGCCACACGGCGGTTAAATCCCCGTTAGCGGATGATGGCAATAGATCCCCTTTTTCAGAATGTATCCTTTTCAATCCCGATGGCAGGAAAATTCCTATCCTGAAGACATCGATCCCGGTTGTTATCTCAGGAAAATCCCTGATGCTTGAGAGTTTCCTCGATATCACGGACCGAAAACGGGCCGAGGATGCCATGCAGACGGCGTTTGCCGAACTCGAACAGAAAGTCGAGGAACGTACAAGCGAACTCAATGAGATGAACAGAAACCTCCAGTCCGAAGCAAAAGAGCGCAAGAGGGTCATGGAGGAACTTTTAGTAAGCGAAGAAAAATACCGGTCCCTTGTTGAGCAGACCAATGATTTGGTCTTCCATATCGACAAGGATGGATTCCTGACATACATCAGTCCGAACATCTCTTCAATACTCGGTTATGCGGAGAAAGACTGTCTGGGAAAGAGCCCGGCAGAATTCATGCCGGAGCACGCGGGAGATTTTTTTTATTCCCTGCATGAAGAGAATATCCGGCTCAGGCAGCCGGTTACCGGTATCGAACTGACGTTTCTGGACAGCAGGAAGATCCCCCATATCTTCGAAGTGAACGGGACCCCGCATGTCAGTCCGAATGGGGTGTTTCTCGGATTCAGCGGTATTGCCCGCGATATAACGGAGCGAAAAGCTCTCCAGGACAGCGTTGCCGCATCGTTAAAAGAGAAGGAAATTCTCCTAAAAGAGATTCACCACCGGGTTAAGAACAACATGCAGGTTATTTCCAGTCTTCTCAACCTGCAGGCAAAAATGATCAAAGATGTCAAGAGCAGGGACGTGATCAAGGAAAGCCAGAACCGTGTGATGTCGATAGCGCTTGTTCATGAAAAGCTCTACCAGTCCAAGAACTTAGCTGAGATCGATTACCTGGAGTACCTCAAGAAAATTGCAGAAAACCTTCTTCAGTCCTATGGTATCTCCCCGAAAACTATCGCGATCCGGATACATGCCGAGAGCATTGTCATCCCTATCGATAAGGCCATCCCGCTCAGCCTGATCATCAATGAGATGATCACCAATTCCCTGAAATATGCTTTCCCGGATAACCGGACCGGGACCATTGTCGTTGACATCAGGAGAGATGGCGATCGCTACACCCTTGTGATGCAGGATGATGGGATCGGTCTTCCCGAGACGGTGACTCTCGATCAGACGGATACCCTGGGACTGCAGCTCGTCAACTCGCTGGTGCGCCAGATCCAGGGAACGATCACCCTTAACCGGGGTTCCGGAACAGGATATACGATTACCTTTACTATTGAACCTAATCAGGGAGGAGAGCAATTTGAGTGA